GCCATGTACCATGATATTGGAAAAATTTATACTCCTCAATATTTTACCGAGAATCAACAAACAGGTTTTAACATGCATCGTCTGTTTGAACCTGAAGAATCTGCACAACTCATTATTGAACATGTGACAAGGGGAGAAGCCCTGGCACGTCAATATAAACTTCCTCAAAGTTTTATCAATATTATTCGAGAACATCACGGCACTACTCACGTGGAATCCTTTTATAGACAAGCGCTAAAAAATGCTCATGATGATGCCTCTTTAGTTGATGAAACAAAATTTCGTTATCCTGGTCCAAAACCTAGAACAAAAGAAGCTGCCATTATCATGATTGCAGATAGCGCAGA
The DNA window shown above is from Chlamydiota bacterium and carries:
- the pgpH_2 gene encoding Cyclic-di-AMP phosphodiesterase PgpH — encoded protein: AMYHDIGKIYTPQYFTENQQTGFNMHRLFEPEESAQLIIEHVTRGEALARQYKLPQSFINIIREHHGTTHVESFYRQALKNAHDDASLVDETKFRYPGPKPRTKEAAIIMIADSAEAGMHALEPDKQSEEGVIEHINAVIHKKTEDEQFTHCPLTFEELNQIKRTLIKLLTPRIRVPITPKSEEKHNSEEQIE